A window from Bacteroidota bacterium encodes these proteins:
- the thiL gene encoding thiamine-phosphate kinase: protein MLEERDIVGTPLSAIGEFGLIAGLRARFQADAAEIVRGIGDDAAVVSISDTDALLISSDMLMEGVHFDRSYGPILHLGYKACMVNFSDIHAMNARPFGLVLNLAVGNRMSTQAWDAFYTGVEYACREAGVTLLGGDTTSTRSGIGISVTVFGRQQRDKISYRSGAQVHDVLCVTGDLGAAYAGLQILEREKQVHQQNPDLQPDLSGYSYIVERQLRPSSTAKYIDWFAERGVVPSSMIDVSDGLASEVNHLARESGLGARVLLSRLPIDYETSKAADEMQVAPGTFALYGGEDYELLFTVSPTDFDQIKDHPHICPIGFMTTAETGVMLVTDGGEASELKPLGYHHFQS, encoded by the coding sequence ATGCTGGAGGAGAGAGACATAGTGGGCACGCCCTTGTCGGCCATTGGTGAGTTCGGGCTGATAGCCGGGCTTCGGGCACGTTTTCAGGCCGATGCCGCCGAAATAGTCCGGGGCATTGGAGACGATGCCGCCGTGGTGTCCATTTCCGATACGGATGCCCTACTGATCAGCAGCGATATGCTGATGGAGGGAGTTCATTTCGACCGCAGTTATGGTCCCATTCTCCACCTGGGATACAAGGCCTGCATGGTGAACTTCAGCGACATCCATGCCATGAATGCTCGGCCCTTTGGCCTGGTGCTAAATCTGGCCGTGGGCAACCGGATGAGCACCCAGGCTTGGGATGCCTTTTACACCGGTGTAGAATATGCCTGCAGGGAGGCGGGCGTAACACTGCTGGGGGGCGACACAACCAGTACACGTTCGGGTATCGGTATTTCCGTCACAGTTTTTGGCAGGCAGCAGCGGGATAAAATCAGTTACCGATCGGGTGCACAGGTGCATGATGTGCTGTGCGTAACCGGAGACCTGGGGGCAGCCTATGCAGGGCTGCAGATACTGGAGCGAGAGAAACAGGTGCACCAGCAGAATCCGGATTTGCAGCCCGATCTATCCGGATATTCCTACATCGTGGAGCGGCAGCTGAGGCCGAGTTCCACCGCAAAGTATATCGACTGGTTTGCTGAGCGGGGCGTGGTGCCCAGCAGTATGATAGACGTAAGCGACGGGCTGGCCAGTGAGGTGAACCACCTGGCACGGGAGAGCGGGCTGGGTGCCCGGGTGCTTTTGAGCAGGCTACCCATAGACTATGAAACCAGCAAGGCTGCCGACGAAATGCAGGTAGCTCCAGGCACCTTTGCACTATACGGGGGCGAGGATTATGAGCTTTTGTTCACGGTTTCTCCTACAGACTTCGATCAGATCAAAGATCATCCACATATTTGCCCCATCGGTTTTATGACGACAGCGGAGACCGGCGTTATGCTGGTAACCGATGGCGGCGAGGCCAGCGAGCTAAAGCCCTTGGGCTATCATCATTTTCAATCCTAG
- the nadA gene encoding quinolinate synthase NadA, whose translation MEKVKQEAQRVGFVQAEVDPFLDLFAEIEQLKREKRAIILAHYYQDADIQDVADYVGDSLGLSQQAAKTDADLILFAGVHFMAETAKILNPQKKVLIPDLNAGCSLEESCPAEAFAAFKAQYPRHKVVSYINCSAELKAMSDVIVTSSNAVSIVNSFPKSQPLIFAPDKNLGAFVSKVTQRPLVLWDGACMVHEIFSRNKIVEVQRQHPAALLIAHPECEEAVLQLADFVGSTSGLLKFVQTSPAREFIVATEPGILHQMQKTNPEKQLIPAPSNQPCACNNCPHMKLNTLEKVYLTLKYEAPELEMDRSLLEAAYLPIRRMLDLSAELGL comes from the coding sequence GTGGAAAAAGTAAAGCAGGAAGCCCAGCGAGTTGGTTTTGTGCAGGCAGAGGTAGATCCGTTCCTGGATCTGTTTGCCGAGATAGAGCAACTGAAGCGGGAGAAGCGAGCAATCATCCTGGCACACTACTACCAGGATGCCGATATACAGGACGTGGCAGACTACGTGGGCGACAGCCTGGGGCTGAGCCAGCAGGCTGCCAAAACCGATGCAGACCTGATTCTGTTTGCAGGGGTGCACTTTATGGCAGAGACAGCAAAGATCCTGAATCCGCAGAAGAAGGTGCTGATACCCGACCTGAATGCGGGCTGCAGCCTGGAAGAGAGCTGCCCGGCAGAGGCCTTTGCCGCCTTCAAGGCGCAGTATCCCCGGCACAAGGTGGTGAGCTACATAAACTGCAGTGCAGAGCTGAAGGCCATGAGCGACGTGATTGTTACCAGTAGCAATGCGGTGAGCATTGTGAACAGTTTTCCCAAGAGTCAGCCGCTGATCTTTGCGCCAGATAAGAATCTGGGCGCTTTTGTGAGCAAGGTAACGCAGCGGCCCCTGGTGCTGTGGGATGGTGCCTGCATGGTTCACGAGATTTTCAGCCGAAACAAGATTGTGGAGGTGCAGCGGCAGCATCCTGCTGCTTTGCTTATTGCGCACCCCGAGTGCGAGGAGGCGGTGCTGCAGCTAGCAGATTTTGTAGGCAGTACTAGCGGGCTGCTCAAGTTTGTGCAGACTTCGCCAGCCAGGGAGTTTATTGTGGCCACAGAGCCAGGTATCCTGCACCAGATGCAGAAAACGAATCCGGAGAAGCAGCTGATTCCTGCGCCCAGCAACCAGCCCTGTGCCTGCAATAATTGTCCACACATGAAGCTGAACACCCTCGAAAAGGTGTACCTTACCCTGAAGTACGAAGCTCCCGAGCTGGAGATGGATCGTTCGCTGCTGGAGGCTGCCTACCTGCCCATACGGCGGATGCTAGACCTGAGTGCAGAATTGGGCCTATAG
- the dnaG gene encoding DNA primase — translation MRVPEHIKDQIYQTADILEVIGDYVQLKKRGTNWWGLSPFKAERTPSFSVHPQKGIFKDFASGKGGTLVGFLMEMEGYTYGEALQHLARKYNIPLETEQMQAEDPDARASMRALNHFAAGWFHQQLIHSEEGRTLARSYFLERGFGESIIQEFQLGYCPSGWDPFTQAALKAQYQEKFLLDTGLSLRSDKTGKLLDRFHDRVMFPILEPNGTVAGFGGRILGSDKKTAKYLNSPDSAVYNKSKLLYGLYQARNAIRTEQQAILVEGYTDVLSMHQAGLNTAVASCGTSLVAEQVQLLARYTKTILVVYDSDAAGQQATLRAMELILSAGLSARALLLPEGHDPDTYLLQEGAAAFRRYAEQHTQDVVSFFLAHNLKDPRDLGQKAQVAEALLTLIAKIPDEIQRHLYTQEAARQLQLEADLLLGKMAQLYRQDHQQQLRAAHRSEQKAAASGLQPAQAPLTGHYEMQERELLRLLLNYPEQGIQYEDAPTTVFELLSEMLGELHFQHPLLERIRQHFFLYYPQRQENTVPAMIDELGSEAQSLITQLVTQKHTLSERWKQIDVDTPAADQYLDRCVTAALDYYHYHRYKQLEQELLIMIREQQGAEPAEEEVIKLLKRTQKLDKLLKPLSERIGTVVF, via the coding sequence ATGCGCGTACCCGAGCATATAAAAGACCAGATCTATCAAACCGCTGACATACTGGAGGTTATAGGCGACTACGTGCAGCTGAAGAAAAGAGGTACAAACTGGTGGGGCCTGTCTCCCTTCAAGGCCGAACGCACCCCTAGCTTTTCTGTCCATCCGCAAAAGGGTATATTCAAGGATTTTGCTTCGGGCAAAGGCGGTACCCTGGTGGGTTTCCTTATGGAAATGGAGGGCTATACCTATGGCGAGGCGCTTCAGCATCTGGCCCGTAAGTACAACATTCCGCTGGAGACGGAACAGATGCAGGCCGAAGACCCCGATGCACGTGCCAGCATGCGGGCGCTCAACCACTTTGCTGCAGGCTGGTTTCATCAGCAGCTTATCCACAGTGAGGAGGGACGTACCCTTGCCCGCTCCTATTTTCTCGAACGTGGTTTTGGCGAGTCCATTATCCAGGAATTTCAGCTCGGCTATTGCCCTTCCGGCTGGGATCCCTTTACCCAGGCTGCCCTCAAGGCACAGTATCAGGAAAAATTCCTGCTGGATACTGGCCTGAGCCTGCGTAGCGACAAAACGGGCAAGCTGCTGGATCGCTTTCACGACCGGGTAATGTTCCCCATCCTGGAGCCCAATGGTACCGTGGCTGGTTTTGGCGGGCGCATTCTGGGATCGGATAAAAAGACGGCCAAGTACCTGAATAGCCCCGATAGTGCCGTCTATAACAAAAGCAAGCTACTCTATGGCCTGTACCAAGCCCGCAATGCCATCCGTACGGAGCAGCAGGCTATCCTGGTAGAGGGCTATACGGATGTGCTGAGCATGCACCAGGCCGGCCTGAATACGGCTGTAGCCAGCTGTGGCACCAGCCTGGTGGCCGAGCAGGTGCAGCTGCTGGCCCGATACACCAAAACAATCCTGGTGGTGTATGACAGTGATGCGGCAGGCCAGCAGGCTACCCTGCGTGCTATGGAGCTGATCCTCTCTGCCGGCCTTTCTGCCCGGGCGCTGCTGCTGCCCGAGGGGCACGACCCCGATACCTACCTGCTGCAGGAGGGTGCTGCTGCCTTTCGCCGCTATGCCGAGCAGCATACACAGGATGTCGTTTCTTTTTTTCTGGCCCATAACCTGAAGGATCCACGCGACCTGGGCCAAAAAGCACAGGTGGCAGAGGCCCTGCTCACCCTCATTGCCAAAATCCCCGACGAGATCCAGCGGCACCTGTATACCCAAGAGGCGGCCCGCCAGCTGCAGCTGGAGGCTGACCTACTGCTGGGCAAGATGGCACAGCTGTACCGCCAGGACCACCAGCAGCAGCTACGCGCCGCCCACCGAAGTGAACAGAAAGCAGCCGCCAGCGGGCTACAACCGGCGCAGGCACCACTAACAGGCCACTACGAAATGCAGGAGCGCGAACTGCTCCGCCTTTTGCTCAATTACCCCGAGCAAGGCATACAGTATGAAGATGCCCCCACCACCGTATTTGAGCTACTGAGTGAAATGCTGGGCGAGCTGCATTTCCAGCATCCACTGCTGGAGCGCATCCGCCAGCATTTCTTCCTCTACTATCCCCAGCGGCAGGAAAACACCGTACCGGCCATGATAGATGAACTGGGTAGCGAGGCGCAGAGCCTGATAACGCAGCTTGTTACACAAAAGCATACCCTGAGCGAACGCTGGAAGCAGATAGATGTAGACACACCCGCTGCAGACCAGTATCTGGATCGATGTGTAACGGCTGCCCTGGACTACTACCACTACCACCGCTACAAGCAGCTGGAGCAAGAGCTGCTCATTATGATCCGCGAACAGCAGGGGGCCGAGCCAGCCGAAGAAGAAGTGATAAAACTGCTGAAGCGAACGCAAAAGCTGGATAAGCTGTTGAAACCGCTATCTGAGCGCATTGGCACAGTGGTATTTTAG
- a CDS encoding ribonuclease HII — protein sequence MEALKSCYQPGLTEAGVDEAGRGALAGPVVAAAVILPADFSDPLIRDSKLLTSRQRNEARKRILAEAVCWGLGMCSVQQIDRENILQAAFSAMHEAIEALGIEADLLLIDGNRFRPHRLAHVCVVKGDRQYASIAAASILAKTYRDELMEELDPVYPAYGWAQNKGYPTRAHREALQRVGLSPWHRRSFACIPAPGLFGTRQEKG from the coding sequence GTGGAAGCACTGAAGAGCTGCTACCAGCCCGGGCTGACAGAAGCAGGGGTGGACGAAGCGGGCCGTGGCGCACTGGCCGGGCCTGTGGTGGCGGCGGCGGTTATTTTACCCGCAGATTTTTCCGATCCACTGATTCGAGACAGCAAGCTACTGACTAGCAGGCAGCGGAACGAAGCCCGAAAACGCATCCTGGCCGAGGCCGTGTGCTGGGGGCTGGGCATGTGCTCCGTACAGCAGATAGACCGGGAAAACATCTTGCAGGCAGCATTTAGCGCCATGCATGAGGCCATAGAGGCACTGGGCATAGAGGCAGACCTGCTGCTGATCGACGGAAACCGGTTTCGGCCACACAGGCTAGCACATGTGTGCGTAGTAAAGGGCGATCGCCAGTATGCCAGTATTGCTGCTGCCAGCATCCTGGCCAAAACCTATCGGGACGAACTGATGGAGGAACTGGACCCTGTATACCCCGCCTATGGCTGGGCGCAGAACAAGGGCTACCCTACCCGAGCGCACAGAGAAGCCTTGCAGCGGGTGGGGCTTAGCCCCTGGCACAGGCGCAGCTTTGCTTGCATCCCTGCACCTGGCCTATTCGGAACCAGGCAGGAGAAGGGCTAG
- a CDS encoding 3-hydroxyacyl-CoA dehydrogenase NAD-binding domain-containing protein encodes MSKIGTKVGIAGGGIMGQGIALVAATAGAEVLVYDVNEQVLANAQEKIEDFTQKGVERGKMTAAQRLDLLNRIEYTVHVHELVGPLMIEAIPEKLEYKQDLFRQLEAQNAADSIFATNTSSIPVTQIAGGLQRPERVVGMHFFNPAPLMQLVEVIAAEATDPGVVAQIIQLCRSWGKTPAVVKDTPGFIVNRVARHYYLESLELVEAGIGGVETVDKLLENAGFRMGPFRLMDLIGVNTNHRVSESLYEQFYQAPRFRPSRLQQKKVEAGHWGQKSGKGFYDYREA; translated from the coding sequence ATGAGCAAGATTGGGACAAAAGTAGGGATAGCAGGCGGAGGCATCATGGGTCAGGGTATAGCCCTGGTGGCTGCCACGGCAGGTGCCGAGGTGCTGGTGTACGACGTAAATGAACAGGTGCTGGCCAATGCCCAGGAGAAAATAGAGGACTTTACGCAAAAGGGGGTGGAACGGGGCAAAATGACCGCTGCGCAGCGGCTGGATCTATTGAATCGCATAGAATACACGGTGCATGTGCACGAACTGGTGGGCCCGTTAATGATAGAGGCCATACCCGAAAAGCTGGAGTACAAGCAGGATCTATTCCGACAGCTGGAAGCGCAGAACGCTGCCGACAGCATCTTTGCCACCAACACCAGCAGCATACCGGTAACACAGATTGCCGGCGGACTGCAGCGGCCCGAGCGGGTAGTGGGCATGCACTTTTTCAACCCTGCACCGCTGATGCAGCTGGTGGAGGTGATAGCTGCCGAGGCCACAGATCCGGGCGTGGTGGCGCAGATCATACAGCTGTGCCGCAGCTGGGGCAAAACACCCGCAGTGGTGAAGGATACGCCCGGCTTTATTGTAAACCGTGTGGCACGCCACTACTACCTGGAAAGCCTGGAGCTGGTGGAAGCGGGTATAGGTGGGGTGGAGACCGTGGACAAGCTGCTGGAGAATGCAGGGTTCCGGATGGGTCCCTTCCGGCTGATGGACCTCATTGGGGTAAATACCAATCACCGTGTGAGCGAAAGCCTATACGAGCAGTTTTACCAGGCTCCGCGCTTCCGGCCCAGCCGACTGCAGCAGAAAAAGGTGGAGGCAGGACACTGGGGGCAGAAATCTGGCAAGGGTTTTTACGACTACCGCGAAGCCTAA
- a CDS encoding (Fe-S)-binding protein, whose protein sequence is MQYIEQLAFALLLVLSLGFFARTFYKIIRNIGLGRSEPMDRSLGTMLRVALGQQKMVVRPIPAALHLCVYLGFLIINIEIVEIILDGLLGTQRILGGLLGPVYSLVTAGAEVFFLLALLATVIFLLRRNVLKLRRFSGTEMSSWPRLDANIILWTEIVLILALVVMNASYQAYHQKAGEELYGSYPLTHVLVPAFMGFEVSSLHLIERLAWWLHIVGILLFLNYIPCSKHFHIMMAFPNTYFTRQRPKGYFPLNAQVKQEVALMLDPGATAPAAPAEPQTFGAKDIFDLSRKNLMDAYTCTECGRCTSECPANLTGKKLSPRKIMMDTRDRMEEVGAQLDKQKKWQDDGKTLHDRISAEELWACTSCNACVQACPVNINPLDIILKMRQYLVMEQSQAPEALMAMFTNIENNGAPWPMSASDRFNWAQTGA, encoded by the coding sequence ATGCAATACATTGAACAGCTCGCATTTGCCCTGCTGCTGGTGCTCAGCCTCGGTTTTTTTGCCCGCACATTCTACAAAATCATCCGAAACATTGGCCTGGGCCGAAGTGAGCCCATGGATCGTAGTCTGGGCACCATGCTGCGTGTGGCCCTGGGCCAGCAGAAGATGGTGGTACGCCCCATACCCGCCGCCCTACACCTGTGTGTGTACCTGGGTTTTCTGATCATCAACATCGAGATTGTCGAGATCATCCTGGATGGCCTGCTGGGTACGCAGCGCATCCTGGGCGGGCTGCTAGGGCCGGTGTACAGCCTGGTTACTGCCGGGGCCGAGGTGTTCTTCCTGCTTGCACTCCTGGCTACGGTTATCTTTCTGCTCCGCCGCAATGTGCTGAAGCTCCGTCGGTTTAGTGGTACTGAAATGAGCAGCTGGCCCCGGCTGGATGCCAATATCATCCTCTGGACAGAGATCGTGCTTATCCTGGCCCTGGTGGTGATGAATGCCAGCTACCAGGCCTATCATCAAAAAGCAGGCGAGGAGCTGTATGGCAGCTATCCCCTTACCCACGTCCTGGTGCCTGCCTTTATGGGTTTTGAGGTCTCCAGCCTGCACCTGATAGAGCGCCTGGCGTGGTGGCTGCACATTGTGGGCATCCTCCTTTTCCTCAACTACATCCCGTGCAGCAAGCACTTCCATATCATGATGGCTTTTCCCAACACCTACTTTACACGCCAGCGGCCCAAGGGATACTTTCCGCTAAACGCGCAGGTGAAGCAGGAGGTGGCCCTGATGCTGGACCCTGGCGCTACAGCCCCCGCCGCCCCAGCGGAACCCCAAACCTTTGGGGCAAAGGACATCTTTGACCTGAGCCGCAAGAACCTGATGGATGCTTACACCTGCACCGAGTGTGGCCGCTGTACCAGCGAGTGCCCAGCCAACCTGACGGGCAAGAAGCTGAGCCCCCGAAAAATAATGATGGATACCCGCGACCGTATGGAGGAGGTGGGTGCCCAGCTGGACAAGCAAAAGAAGTGGCAGGATGACGGAAAAACCCTGCACGACCGAATAAGCGCCGAAGAGCTGTGGGCCTGCACCAGCTGCAATGCCTGTGTACAGGCTTGCCCGGTGAACATCAACCCGCTGGATATTATCCTGAAGATGCGCCAGTACCTGGTGATGGAGCAGAGCCAGGCACCCGAAGCTCTGATGGCTATGTTTACCAACATTGAAAACAACGGAGCACCCTGGCCCATGTCCGCCAGCGACCGCTTTAACTGGGCCCAGACAGGTGCTTAG
- a CDS encoding (Fe-S)-binding protein produces the protein MEKIKTMAELAAEGRTPEILFWVGCAGSFDDRAQRVTRAFVQILQHLQIDFAVLGPEESCTGDPAKRAGNEFLFQMQASTNIQVLNGYGIHTIVTTCPHCFNTLKNEYPELGGNYTVLHHSSYLQQLLDAGKLRVQGGAYKGKRITWHDSCYLGRANDIYDAPRNLIEALDADLVEMKRCRSKGLCCGAGGAQMFKDAEKGNKEINIARTEEAIETQAEIIAVGCPFCSTMMTDGTKHFEKQDSLKVMDLAELLAQDLS, from the coding sequence ATGGAAAAAATAAAGACGATGGCCGAGCTGGCTGCCGAAGGCCGAACCCCCGAAATCCTGTTTTGGGTGGGCTGTGCCGGCAGCTTTGACGACCGGGCACAGCGCGTTACGCGTGCCTTTGTGCAGATACTCCAGCATTTGCAGATCGACTTTGCCGTACTAGGCCCGGAGGAAAGCTGCACTGGCGACCCCGCCAAGCGCGCCGGAAATGAGTTTCTCTTCCAGATGCAGGCCAGCACCAACATACAGGTACTGAATGGCTATGGCATCCACACCATCGTAACCACCTGCCCGCATTGCTTCAACACGCTAAAGAACGAGTACCCCGAACTGGGCGGAAACTACACGGTGCTGCACCACAGCAGCTACCTACAGCAGCTACTGGATGCCGGAAAGCTGCGGGTGCAGGGGGGTGCCTACAAGGGCAAGCGCATAACCTGGCACGACAGCTGCTACCTGGGCCGCGCCAACGACATCTATGATGCGCCACGTAACCTGATAGAAGCCCTGGATGCTGACCTGGTGGAGATGAAGCGCTGCCGTAGCAAGGGCCTGTGCTGCGGTGCCGGGGGTGCCCAGATGTTTAAGGATGCGGAAAAGGGCAACAAGGAGATCAACATAGCGCGTACCGAAGAGGCGATAGAAACCCAGGCAGAGATTATCGCTGTGGGGTGCCCCTTCTGCAGCACCATGATGACCGACGGTACCAAGCATTTTGAGAAACAGGACAGCCTGAAAGTGATGGATCTGGCAGAACTGCTGGCACAGGATCTTTCCTGA
- a CDS encoding tetratricopeptide repeat protein, whose product MISPLSQVARFILLVFFLQMGCVSGVRAQADAEEKLAHAYYLDGTYEKAIPIYERLHKKSPLDFEVLKRLTDSYVKTGAGDEALVALRKAQRKDPRAVVVALESQVLAQLGKTQEADSRMKDAIAACRNEAEYRMLGSYLLANQQYEAAEATYVAASGAAGVADRFALELSYVYRYKNDYLAATKALIDYYRAQPEQASMVRSQLLGMAETAAYQKDIETGIIQRMAKLPEDRQLPEWLYDFYVQTEHYEAALRQARALDRQLQEQGKRLYELGVILQQNEQYLLSNEAFATITTAQRQNPYYVQALGEQAKNLELIAFASKPLDTTALRKAVQNYDALLLRYGRNPQMRELLYRKARLCAFYLQEPEVALQELAVIEQLPIAPSDKATARLLLGDVLLLQGERLKAEIQYKKVLEDFKEDQVGAQARYRQARLQYFTGRFADAQAYLKVLKERPENDIANDAIRLYLTIQDNTGLDTGTVALEQFAQAELLAYQHQDAAALQLLDSILLGFPGHALEDDIYFTKSSIYLNMGKLEEAIRYLDRLLQQFPQSVRADEALFTKADLYQFQLKDAETARKLYLDLLVQYPASLYKVEARKRIRAMPGNP is encoded by the coding sequence ATGATATCACCACTTAGCCAGGTTGCCAGGTTTATCCTGCTGGTTTTTTTCTTGCAGATGGGCTGTGTATCCGGCGTACGGGCGCAGGCAGATGCCGAGGAAAAACTGGCGCACGCATACTACCTGGACGGAACGTACGAAAAGGCCATCCCGATCTATGAACGCCTGCACAAGAAAAGTCCGCTAGACTTTGAGGTGCTGAAGCGGCTGACAGACAGCTACGTAAAGACCGGCGCAGGAGATGAAGCCCTGGTAGCCCTGCGCAAGGCCCAGCGCAAGGACCCCCGAGCCGTAGTAGTGGCACTGGAAAGCCAGGTACTAGCGCAGCTGGGCAAAACGCAGGAAGCCGACAGCCGCATGAAAGACGCTATAGCTGCCTGCCGAAACGAGGCCGAGTACCGCATGCTGGGCAGCTACCTGCTGGCCAACCAGCAGTACGAAGCCGCCGAAGCCACCTATGTAGCCGCCAGCGGGGCAGCAGGGGTGGCAGACCGCTTTGCACTGGAGCTAAGCTATGTGTATCGGTACAAAAATGACTACCTGGCGGCCACCAAGGCCCTTATAGACTACTACCGGGCGCAGCCCGAACAGGCCAGCATGGTGCGTAGCCAACTACTGGGGATGGCGGAAACAGCGGCCTACCAAAAGGACATAGAGACCGGAATCATACAACGAATGGCCAAACTGCCCGAGGACCGGCAGCTGCCCGAATGGCTATACGACTTCTATGTGCAGACCGAACACTACGAAGCTGCCCTGCGGCAGGCCCGCGCGCTAGACAGGCAGCTGCAGGAGCAGGGGAAGCGGCTATATGAATTGGGCGTCATCCTGCAGCAGAACGAGCAGTACCTGCTGAGCAACGAAGCCTTTGCCACCATTACCACAGCCCAGCGCCAAAACCCCTACTACGTGCAAGCACTGGGCGAGCAGGCCAAAAACCTGGAGCTGATTGCCTTTGCCAGCAAGCCGCTGGATACCACAGCACTGCGCAAGGCCGTGCAGAACTACGATGCCCTGCTGCTGCGCTACGGCCGAAACCCACAGATGCGCGAGCTGCTGTACCGAAAGGCACGGCTCTGTGCCTTCTACCTACAGGAGCCGGAGGTGGCCCTACAAGAGCTGGCAGTGATAGAACAGCTTCCCATTGCCCCCAGCGATAAAGCGACTGCACGGCTGCTGCTGGGCGATGTGCTGCTGCTACAGGGCGAGCGGCTGAAGGCCGAAATCCAATACAAAAAGGTGCTGGAAGACTTCAAGGAAGACCAGGTGGGCGCACAGGCACGGTACAGGCAGGCGCGACTGCAGTACTTCACCGGCCGGTTTGCCGATGCGCAGGCCTACCTGAAGGTGCTGAAAGAGCGGCCCGAAAACGACATTGCCAACGATGCCATCCGGCTGTACCTGACCATACAGGACAATACCGGCCTAGACACTGGCACCGTTGCGCTGGAGCAGTTTGCCCAGGCCGAGCTGCTGGCCTACCAGCACCAGGATGCAGCGGCCCTGCAGCTGCTGGACAGCATACTACTGGGTTTTCCGGGCCATGCGCTGGAAGACGACATCTACTTTACGAAATCCTCCATCTACCTGAACATGGGCAAGCTGGAGGAGGCTATTCGTTATCTGGACCGACTGCTACAGCAATTTCCGCAAAGCGTGCGAGCAGATGAAGCCCTGTTTACCAAGGCCGATCTCTATCAGTTTCAGCTAAAAGATGCAGAGACAGCCCGCAAGCTGTACCTAGACCTGCTGGTACAGTACCCGGCCAGCCTGTATAAGGTGGAAGCCCGGAAGCGCATACGGGCCATGCCCGGTAATCCCTAG
- a CDS encoding acetyl-CoA carboxylase carboxyltransferase subunit alpha, whose translation MATPTALDFEQPISELESKLQDVKSLAEQNQVNMDETIEALEKKISDLKKKIYSNLSGWQRVQLARHPNRPYTLDYIYAITSNFIELHGDRSGGDDKAIVGGLAKIGTDRVVIIGHQKGRDTKSRQYRNFGMANPEGYRKALRLMKMAEKFGLPVVTLIDTPGAYPGLHAEEYGQAEAIAKNLMEMAVLRVPILCIVIGEGASGGALGIGVGDRVLMLENTWYSVISPESCSSILWRSWDYKEVAAEALKLTANDNKALGIVDGVIAEPLGGAHRDPTAMYKTLKNRITKELKQLRELSTEELLSQRIEKFAQMGVYSE comes from the coding sequence ATGGCTACACCAACCGCACTGGATTTTGAGCAACCCATTTCTGAACTGGAGTCGAAGCTGCAGGATGTAAAGTCGCTGGCAGAGCAGAACCAGGTGAATATGGACGAAACCATAGAAGCCTTGGAAAAAAAGATCTCGGACCTGAAGAAAAAGATCTACAGCAACCTGAGTGGCTGGCAGCGCGTACAGCTGGCACGGCACCCCAATAGGCCCTACACGCTGGACTACATCTATGCCATAACGAGTAATTTCATAGAACTGCATGGCGACCGTAGCGGCGGAGACGACAAGGCCATCGTGGGCGGGCTAGCCAAGATCGGCACCGACCGGGTGGTAATAATTGGACACCAGAAGGGCCGAGACACCAAGAGCCGACAGTACCGAAACTTCGGCATGGCCAACCCCGAGGGCTACCGCAAGGCCCTACGCCTGATGAAGATGGCCGAAAAATTCGGCCTGCCCGTCGTTACCCTCATCGACACGCCGGGGGCCTACCCGGGCCTGCATGCCGAGGAATACGGCCAAGCCGAAGCCATTGCAAAAAACCTGATGGAAATGGCCGTACTACGCGTACCCATCCTGTGCATTGTCATCGGCGAGGGGGCAAGTGGGGGCGCGCTGGGCATAGGCGTGGGCGACCGTGTGCTGATGCTGGAGAACACCTGGTATAGCGTGATAAGCCCGGAGAGCTGTAGCAGCATCCTGTGGCGCAGCTGGGACTACAAGGAGGTGGCTGCCGAGGCACTGAAGCTGACCGCCAATGACAATAAGGCCCTCGGCATCGTGGATGGCGTAATAGCCGAGCCGCTAGGGGGTGCGCACAGAGACCCAACGGCCATGTACAAGACGCTAAAAAACCGCATCACCAAAGAACTAAAGCAGCTGCGCGAGCTAAGCACAGAAGAACTACTGAGCCAGCGCATCGAAAAATTTGCCCAAATGGGTGTGTACAGCGAGTAG